A window of Acidobacteriota bacterium genomic DNA:
GCGCGGCAGCGGGACGACGGTGCAGGACGTCAATCGCCTGCTCCGGCAGTTCGCGGAGATGCGCAAGATGTTGAAGACCGTCGGCGGGCGGAGCCGGCGGAAAGGGAAGCGGCGGCGCATGGCGTTGCCGACCATGCAATGATGCCGGGGCCGCGCCGCGCGGTCTCGCGGCGGCGGAGCGACAGGCGAAGGAGAGAGGATGCTGACGATTCGACTGCGGCGGCAGGGAGCGAAGAAGAGCCCGTTCTACCGGCTGGTGGTGATCGACTCGCGCAGCGCCCGCGACGGACGCGCGCTGGAGGTGGTGGGGCACTACGACCCGACGGTGCAGCCCGAGGCGCTGACGGTGAAGATCGACCGAATCGATCACTGGGTGGCGCAGGGCGCGCAGATGAGCGACACCGTTCGTACCCTGATCGCACGCAATCCGGCGGCCGCGGCCGGAAGCGAGGAGACGGCGGAGTCGGCGGCGGCGCCGGCGGTTCCGTGAGCCGCGCGCGGGACGTGGTCGAGGTGATCGCGAAGGCGCTCGTCGATCATCCCGACTCGGTTCAGGTGGACGAACGGGTCGAGCACGGAGGTGTGCGCATCGAGCTGACGACACGTTCGGGCGACCTCGGCAAGCTGATTGGACGCCGCGGCCGAACTGCGTCGGCGGTGCGGGCGCTGGCCGAGATCGCCGCGGAACGCGACGGCATGCGGGCCGCGGTCGACTTCCTCGACGAGGAGTGACGTGCCGGTGGAGCACGGCTCGTGGCGGGAGATGGCGGTCGTCGGCATCGTCGCGCGGACGCACGGGAGGCATGGCGAGGTGGTGGTCAACCCGGAGACCGACTTCCCGGAGGAGCGCTTTCGCGCGGGCGGCACGCTGTTCATGGCGCAGGCCGGCATGCCGGTCGCGGTGAAGATCCGGGACGCGTGGTTCCACGGCGGTCGTCCGGTCGTCTCCTTCGAGAGGGTGGACACGCTGAGCGCCGCGGAGAGCCTGCGGGGCGCCGAGTTGCGGGTGCCGGACGAGGCGTTGCGGCCCCTGCCGCCGGACACGTGGTACGAACATGACCTCGTCGGCTGCGTGGTACGGACGGTGAGCGGAGACGAGGTCGGGACGGTGGCCGCGGTCGAAGGACCCGCGGAAGCCAAGCGCCTGATCGTCGGGCCGCGGGGGCGCGAGATCGACGTTCCGCTCGTTGCGGAGATCTGCGTCACGGTCGATGCGGACGCCGAGTCGATTGTCATCGATCCGCCGCCCGGCCTGCTCGAGGTGAATCGAACCCGGGCCGCGGCCGGCGGCCGGCGGTCGGGACGCCGCGGCACCGGGAGCGACGAATGAAGTTCGACGTCGTTACGGTATTTCCCGAGCTGGTGGAGCAGGTCGCGAGGGTCGGCGTGGTCGGGCGGGCGCGCGCCGCCGGCCTGCTGGATGTGGCGGTGCACGACCTGCGGGATTTCACGGCGGACCGTCACCGTACGGTGGACGACGCGCCGTACGGCGGTGGGCCGGGCATGGTGTTGAAGGTCGAGCCGTTCATCCGCGCGGTCGAGCACGTACGGGACTGCCGTGGCGGGCCGGCGGCGGTGATCCTCTTGTCCCCGCAGGGCGAGACCTTCACGCACGAGGCGGCGGTCCGCTTGAGCGGCCTCGAGCACATCGTTCTGCTGTGCGGGCGCTATCAGGGCGTCGACGAGCGCGTGCGCGAGCAGGTGGCCACCGAGGAGATCTCGATCGGGGACTACGTCCTGAGTGGCGGCGAGTTGGCCGCGGCCGTTGTCATCGACGCCGTGTCGCGGCAGGTGCCCGGCGTCGTGGGCAATTCGGAGTCGGTGGCGACGGATTCGTTCGTGCGCCGGATGCTGGACTGTCCGACGTACACCCGTCCGGCCAGTTTGAACGGGCAGGAGGTGCCTGAAGTGCTGGTGTCCGGCGATCACGCCCAGATACGGCGGTGGCGGAAGCGCGAGGCGGTGAAGCGCACGCTCCGCCGGCGACCGGATCTGTTGCGTCGTGCGCGTCTCGACGATGAGGAACGGGAGTGTCTCCGCGAGCTTCAGACGCAGGGGACCGATTTTCGGGCTGGGAGAGCAGAGCCATGAAGGCCATCGAAGCGGTGGAGCAGAACCAACTCGTCGAGCGGCCGGACATCCGGTCGGGCGATACGATTCGCGTGCACGTGCGGGTGACCGAGGGTGAGAAGGAACGGATTCAGGTGTTCGAGGGGATCGTAATCGGCCAGCATCGCCGCGGCGCCGGCTCGACCGTCACCGTTCGCAAGGTGTCGTTCGGCCAGGGCGTCGAGCGGATCTTTCCGCTGCACTCGCCGATGATCGACCGGATCGAGGTCGTGCGCTCCGCGCGGGTTCGGCGCGCGAAGCTGTACTTCCTCAGAAAGCTGCGGGGCAAGGCGGCGCGCATGCGCGAACGGCGCAGGCGCTAGCCCGACCATCGGCGGCTGTATTTCCGATTTGCCGCCCTATCGGCATTCTCGTGGCGAAGCCCCGTCCCGCGGCGCGGCGGACCATGGAGAACGCGCTGCGTCGTAGCGGGTTCGCGCATGTCGCGGGGGCCGACGAGGCAGGCCGGGGTGCACTGGCCGGGCCCGTCGTGGCCGCTGCGGTGGTGCTCGATTCCCGAAGGCACATCGCCGGCCTGCGCGATTCGAAGCTGCTGACGGCGATGCAGCGCGAGCGACTCTATGTCGAGATCACCGGGAATGCCCACTGGGCGGTAGCCTCGGCGCCGCCGGACGACGTCGATCGGCTCAACGTGCATCGCGCATCGCTCGATGCGCTCCGCCGCGCGATACTGGCGCTGGAGCCGCAACCGGCATTCGCGCTCGTCGACGGCTTCCGCGTGCCGGGCCTCGACCTGCCGCAGCGCGCGGTGATCGGGGGCGACCGGCGTTGCGCGGCGATCGCTGCCGCCTCCATCGTGGCGAAGGTGATCCGTGACCGGGAGATGGTGCGGTTGCACGCCGTCGACCCACGCTATGGCTTCGACCGCCACAAGGGCTACGCGACCCGTGCGCATGTCGACGCGGTCGCCCGGTTCGGGTATTCGGATGTGCATCGGCGCTCCTTTCGGCCGCGCTCGCTGTGACCGGCATGGCCCGCAACCCCGTACCGCTCTCGTCTTCTTCGACCCTGATCTGTCTCGTGACCGATCGGATCGCGCTTGCCGAGACCGCGACCGACGCCGGGGACGAAGCGCTGCCGCAGCTTTTGGAGGTGATTGCCGATTGTGCGGACGCCGGTGTCGACCTCGTGCAGATTCGGGAACCTGGTCTGCGCGACCGAAGCCTCCTGGACCTGGTGCGGGGCGCGGTGGACCGCACCCGCGCCACGTCTGCCCGCGTAGTCGTCAACGACCGCCCCGACGTGGCGCTGGCGGCCGGCGCCGACGGCGTGCATCTGAAAGACGACGCGCGCTCCGCGCCGCGCGTCCGCGCTCTCGGCCCGCGCGGCTGGATCGTGGGGCGTTCGATTCACGACGCTCCCGCGGCGCGGCGGGCGACGCAGGCCGGCGCGATCGACTATCTGCTCGCCGGCACCGTGTTCGCATCCGCGTCGAAACCGGGCCGGCCGCCGCTCGGACTCGATGCACTGCGCGACATCGTGCGCGCGTCCAGCCGGCCGGTCCTTGCTATCGGGGGCGTGACGGTGGATGACGGGGCGGCGGTGGCGGCGACCGGCGCGGCCGGGGTGGCGGGCATCCGGCTCTTTCGATGCGGACCGTCGAGCCGCCGCGCGCGAATCGCAGAGCGGGTGCAGGTGCTGCGCGCCGCGTTTGACAGGGGAAGAACCCTCGACTAACGTGCGGGTCCTGTGACTGAAGCCTCTCCCGAGCCGTTCGGCAAGCTGCTGCTCGATGCGCGCAGGGCGCGCGGAATGACGCTGGCGCAGGTCTCGGCTTCCACGAAAATCCCCGTTTCCAAGCTGCAGGCGATAGAGCGCGACGATATCGAGAACCTCCCGGGTGGGATCTTCACGCGCGGCTTCGTGCGCTCCTACGCCGAGGCGGTCGGACTGGACCCCCAGGAGACCCTGGCGGAGTTCGAAGCCCGTTTCCCGGACGAGTCCTCCGTCGCCACGCTGCATGCGACCATCGAGGGCCGTGCGAACGAGGAGTTCGTCCGGCGGCAGCGGAGGGCGAAGAGCGTCGTCTGGCTCGCGCTGTTGGCGGTGCCGCTGGTCTTGTGGGTGCTGAGCGCGCTGCTCCCGAGCGATGCCGAGCCGCCGGCGTCGGAAGGGGTTGTCGCCGCGGGCGCGGAGCTTGCGACCGGGACCGGGTCCGAACCGCCGCCTC
This region includes:
- the rpsP gene encoding 30S ribosomal protein S16 — its product is MLTIRLRRQGAKKSPFYRLVVIDSRSARDGRALEVVGHYDPTVQPEALTVKIDRIDHWVAQGAQMSDTVRTLIARNPAAAAGSEETAESAAAPAVP
- a CDS encoding KH domain-containing protein, translated to MSRARDVVEVIAKALVDHPDSVQVDERVEHGGVRIELTTRSGDLGKLIGRRGRTASAVRALAEIAAERDGMRAAVDFLDEE
- the rimM gene encoding 16S rRNA processing protein RimM; this translates as MPVEHGSWREMAVVGIVARTHGRHGEVVVNPETDFPEERFRAGGTLFMAQAGMPVAVKIRDAWFHGGRPVVSFERVDTLSAAESLRGAELRVPDEALRPLPPDTWYEHDLVGCVVRTVSGDEVGTVAAVEGPAEAKRLIVGPRGREIDVPLVAEICVTVDADAESIVIDPPPGLLEVNRTRAAAGGRRSGRRGTGSDE
- the trmD gene encoding tRNA (guanosine(37)-N1)-methyltransferase TrmD — protein: MKFDVVTVFPELVEQVARVGVVGRARAAGLLDVAVHDLRDFTADRHRTVDDAPYGGGPGMVLKVEPFIRAVEHVRDCRGGPAAVILLSPQGETFTHEAAVRLSGLEHIVLLCGRYQGVDERVREQVATEEISIGDYVLSGGELAAAVVIDAVSRQVPGVVGNSESVATDSFVRRMLDCPTYTRPASLNGQEVPEVLVSGDHAQIRRWRKREAVKRTLRRRPDLLRRARLDDEERECLRELQTQGTDFRAGRAEP
- a CDS encoding 50S ribosomal protein L19, with amino-acid sequence MKAIEAVEQNQLVERPDIRSGDTIRVHVRVTEGEKERIQVFEGIVIGQHRRGAGSTVTVRKVSFGQGVERIFPLHSPMIDRIEVVRSARVRRAKLYFLRKLRGKAARMRERRRR
- a CDS encoding ribonuclease HII encodes the protein MENALRRSGFAHVAGADEAGRGALAGPVVAAAVVLDSRRHIAGLRDSKLLTAMQRERLYVEITGNAHWAVASAPPDDVDRLNVHRASLDALRRAILALEPQPAFALVDGFRVPGLDLPQRAVIGGDRRCAAIAAASIVAKVIRDREMVRLHAVDPRYGFDRHKGYATRAHVDAVARFGYSDVHRRSFRPRSL
- a CDS encoding thiamine phosphate synthase; the encoded protein is MARNPVPLSSSSTLICLVTDRIALAETATDAGDEALPQLLEVIADCADAGVDLVQIREPGLRDRSLLDLVRGAVDRTRATSARVVVNDRPDVALAAGADGVHLKDDARSAPRVRALGPRGWIVGRSIHDAPAARRATQAGAIDYLLAGTVFASASKPGRPPLGLDALRDIVRASSRPVLAIGGVTVDDGAAVAATGAAGVAGIRLFRCGPSSRRARIAERVQVLRAAFDRGRTLD
- a CDS encoding helix-turn-helix domain-containing protein gives rise to the protein MTEASPEPFGKLLLDARRARGMTLAQVSASTKIPVSKLQAIERDDIENLPGGIFTRGFVRSYAEAVGLDPQETLAEFEARFPDESSVATLHATIEGRANEEFVRRQRRAKSVVWLALLAVPLVLWVLSALLPSDAEPPASEGVVAAGAELATGTGSEPPPPPQPAEEPAPPPPVESPLRPDPAPAEGVEPGVLTMEMSATADCWVQASADGDRVLARLLRAGEREVIVAREEIGLRVGDAGACAFTINERPGRSLGESGEVVDIRVTEANYLSFVAE